Within the Agromyces ramosus genome, the region GCCCGAAGGGCCTTCGCGACCGCGGCGCCCGCGGCGAAGTCGAATCGCACGATGGCCCGGTCGAGGCCGTCGTCGACGCCCGTCGGTCCGAGTGCGTCGACGCCGTCGGCAGCGGCGCGAGCGGCCTCGATGGCCCGCTCGACCATGGCGGGCGCCGCGGTCACGCTCGCGACGCGCACCGCGGGTGGGAAGCGGAGCGCACGGCGTGCCTCGAGCTCGGTGGCCGCCCAGTCGGGCTGCCGCCACGACGCGAGCGCGGTCGCGAGCGCGCCCGCCACGCCGACGAGGAACACCGGTGCGCCCGGGGCGGCCAGCGCCGCAGCATTCGACCACCAGCGCAGGCAGTCCTCCGCCACGCGGAGCGACTCTCGAAGGAGCATGCGCTCGCCGTCGAGGAGGAGCACCGCGCGGTAGCCGCCCTCGGCGATCGGCTCCGCACCGCGGGTGGCCACGACGAGTGCAGGTTCGGAGCCGACGCCGAGCACCGGGCGCTCGCCGTCGGAGAGGATGACGCGCGCGTTCGGGAACGCGCGACCGAGTTCTTCGGCTGTGCGGCTCGCACCGACCGTGGCGGCACGCAGCTTGGTGCCCTCGCACACCGGGCACTTCCAGGCGCTGCCGCTCGTGCCGCAGAGCGCGCATCGAGGATCGCCGCCCGACCGGGGCACGACGAGTGCGCCGCCGCAGGCAGCGCACCGGGCCGGCTCCCGGCACCGGTCGCACACGAGCAGCGGCGCATGGCCGGGCCTGGCGACCTGCACGAGCACCGGGCCGGTGCGAACGGCCTCCTGCGCCTGCCGCCACGCCGCCGAGGGGATGCGCGCCGACCCGGGCTCGGGCGACGATTGCTGCTCGGTCAGGATGACGCGCGGTCGCACATGGCGGCGAGCGGGGATCGCGTGCACCCAGCCGATCTCGACGAGACGCTCGACCTCGACGCTGCGCGTGTGGCCCAGGAAGAGCAGCGCCGCGCCGGACTGCTCGCCCCTGATGAGCGCCACGTCGCGGGGATGCACGCCCGGCGCGAGCTGCTCGTTCTGCAGTGAGTCGCCGTCGTCCCAGATCGCGATGAGCCCGAGCCGAGCGGCCGGCGCGTACACCGTCGAGCGGTTGCCGATCACGATCCGAGCGAGCGGCCCCGTCGCGTCGAGGAAGGCACGGAAGCGGTCGCCACCCGATTGACGGGCATCGGTACGCAGCACGCGGCGCGAGTCGACGGATGCCGCGAGCGCGGCCTGCAATTGCTCCTGGTCGCGATAGTCGGGCACGATCAGCAGACTCGAACGGTCGGCGGCGAGGGCGTGCACCGCCGCTTGCGCGAGCGTCACGGCCCAGGCCCCGACCCACGTGCCGTCGGGGAGCCGGACCGGCCGCGGATCGGCGGCGAGCGACATCCGCTCGCCGTCGG harbors:
- a CDS encoding primosomal protein N', giving the protein MTGGPVARVLVDSPLPQLDQLFDYAVPARLRDAAQPGVRVRVPIRSGGRIADGWLVELAESSEYEGRLSELEDVVSEVPILTAEVWALVRAAADRAAGNASDILRLAVPSRYVRVERAWRAATPDAGELPVAPAPIVGYEAGRVEAGIADGERMSLAADPRPVRLPDGTWVGAWAVTLAQAAVHALAADRSSLLIVPDYRDQEQLQAALAASVDSRRVLRTDARQSGGDRFRAFLDATGPLARIVIGNRSTVYAPAARLGLIAIWDDGDSLQNEQLAPGVHPRDVALIRGEQSGAALLFLGHTRSVEVERLVEIGWVHAIPARRHVRPRVILTEQQSSPEPGSARIPSAAWRQAQEAVRTGPVLVQVARPGHAPLLVCDRCREPARCAACGGALVVPRSGGDPRCALCGTSGSAWKCPVCEGTKLRAATVGASRTAEELGRAFPNARVILSDGERPVLGVGSEPALVVATRGAEPIAEGGYRAVLLLDGERMLLRESLRVAEDCLRWWSNAAALAAPGAPVFLVGVAGALATALASWRQPDWAATELEARRALRFPPAVRVASVTAAPAMVERAIEAARAAADGVDALGPTGVDDGLDRAIVRFDFAAGAAVAKALRAEMIRVATERRRPVAGRPPKRPAVLRVRFDDPEVP